One window from the genome of Bacillus kexueae encodes:
- a CDS encoding phosphatidylglycerol lysyltransferase domain-containing protein translates to MTISIILCSAIAAIFIGLFVVRQSLVIREPFSNQQWDDEEMKAFLTKHSNHLSHLLFLRDKEIFWSENKKVLILYRKNGRRVTVLGDPIGDYHYLQSGIHEFLMFCQEKQYKPSFYQISEKTKPLFETEGFRFFKLGEEARVPVKQFEMRGKNWAKLRTRLNKFNRKGFQFDVLYPPYSTQLMHEIQSISQSWLGDRNEKSFSVSSFDKNYVSKFPIAILKDPEGEMIAFASLAKEADVNKTIHIDLMRYVQDSPHGTMDVLFVSIMKWASENGFLYCSLGVAPLANVGQSPDDRFSEKIAHHIYQHSKKNYNFKGLKEYKAKFYPEWEPKYFAYRKSFLAITLYHIVQMIQQPPKQQPQSLKKRIGVWLQRAS, encoded by the coding sequence ATGACAATTTCGATTATTTTATGTTCGGCAATCGCAGCGATATTCATTGGATTGTTTGTTGTTCGACAATCGCTTGTGATTCGTGAACCTTTTTCAAATCAACAGTGGGACGACGAAGAAATGAAAGCGTTCTTAACAAAACATAGCAATCATTTATCACATTTATTGTTCTTACGAGACAAAGAAATTTTTTGGTCGGAAAATAAAAAGGTTCTCATTTTGTACCGAAAAAATGGCCGTCGTGTAACGGTTCTAGGCGATCCGATTGGCGATTATCATTATTTACAATCTGGTATTCATGAATTTTTAATGTTTTGCCAAGAAAAACAATATAAACCTTCTTTTTATCAAATATCTGAAAAAACGAAACCGCTATTTGAAACGGAAGGCTTTCGATTTTTTAAACTGGGTGAAGAAGCGAGAGTACCGGTTAAACAATTCGAAATGAGAGGGAAAAACTGGGCGAAATTACGAACGAGACTAAACAAATTTAATCGGAAAGGCTTCCAGTTTGACGTATTATATCCGCCTTATTCGACACAATTAATGCATGAGATACAATCAATCTCGCAATCTTGGCTAGGAGACAGAAACGAAAAAAGCTTTTCGGTCAGTTCGTTCGATAAAAACTATGTATCGAAGTTTCCAATCGCTATTTTGAAGGATCCAGAAGGTGAAATGATTGCCTTTGCATCTCTCGCAAAAGAAGCGGATGTAAATAAAACGATTCATATTGATTTAATGCGTTATGTTCAAGATAGTCCGCACGGGACAATGGATGTACTGTTCGTATCCATTATGAAGTGGGCAAGCGAAAATGGATTTTTATACTGCAGTCTAGGTGTTGCTCCGCTAGCAAATGTCGGACAGTCACCAGATGACCGTTTCAGTGAAAAAATCGCCCATCACATTTATCAACATAGTAAAAAGAATTATAATTTCAAAGGCTTAAAAGAGTATAAAGCGAAATTTTACCCAGAGTGGGAGCCGAAATATTTTGCTTATCGAAAGTCCTTTTTAGCCATAACTCTATATCACATCGTCCAAATGATTCAGCAGCCACCGAAACAACAACCACAATCTCTGAAAAAAAGAATTGGTGTGTGGCTGCAGCGAGCAAGTTAA